The Streptomyces europaeiscabiei genome window below encodes:
- a CDS encoding IclR family transcriptional regulator domain-containing protein → MPDRDRFGGAREPHFVRSFERGLAVIRAFDAERPALTLSEVARTCGLTRAAARRFLLTLVDLGYVHTDGRLFRLTPRVLELGYAYLASFTLPDLAVPHLERLVAQVGESSSLCVLDGDDVVYVARVPTSRIMTASITVGTRFPAHVTSVGRVVLAHLPDEEIEARLARADLRPLTRRTLTSTDQLRAELRRVRRQGYAVVDQELEEGLRSVAVPVRDRDGEVVAGVNIPAHAGRTSVESVRRDLLPHLLATVARIEADLCVTRTATGRARAVAPEPLQVEHQP, encoded by the coding sequence ATGCCCGATCGAGACCGGTTCGGCGGGGCCCGCGAACCGCACTTCGTCCGGTCCTTCGAGAGGGGCCTCGCGGTCATCCGGGCCTTCGACGCCGAGCGTCCCGCGCTGACCCTGAGCGAGGTCGCCCGGACCTGTGGGCTGACCCGGGCCGCCGCCCGCCGTTTCCTGCTCACCCTCGTCGACCTCGGGTACGTCCACACCGACGGCCGGCTGTTCCGGTTGACCCCGCGCGTGCTCGAACTCGGCTACGCGTACCTGGCGAGCTTCACCCTCCCCGACCTCGCCGTGCCGCATCTGGAGCGGCTGGTCGCGCAGGTCGGGGAGTCGTCCTCGCTGTGCGTCCTCGACGGCGACGACGTCGTGTACGTGGCGAGGGTGCCGACGAGCCGCATCATGACGGCCTCGATCACCGTGGGCACCCGCTTCCCGGCCCATGTCACCTCGGTCGGCCGGGTGGTCCTCGCGCATCTGCCGGACGAGGAGATCGAGGCCCGGCTCGCTCGCGCCGACCTCAGGCCCCTCACCCGGCGCACCCTGACCTCCACCGACCAGCTCAGGGCCGAGCTGCGCCGCGTACGCCGCCAGGGGTACGCCGTCGTCGACCAGGAACTGGAGGAGGGGCTCCGATCGGTCGCCGTCCCGGTCCGGGACCGGGACGGCGAGGTGGTGGCCGGCGTGAACATCCCCGCCCACGCCGGCCGCACCTCGGTCGAGTCGGTACGCCGCGACCTGCTGCCCCACCTGCTGGCCACGGTCGCCCGGATCGAGGCCGACCTGTGCGTGACGCGGACGGCCACGGGCCGGGCACGGGCCGTGGCCCCGGAACCGCTACAGGTCGAGCACCAGCCGTGA
- a CDS encoding PDR/VanB family oxidoreductase gives MTSSPSPSPSPSTYEAELVVDGREFAADGVLALVLRHPLGEELPAWEPGAHIDVLLGPELERQYSLCGDPADRHSWRIGVLREPDGRGGSAYVHTELARGDKVRVRGPRNNFALEPVPRYRFVAGGIGITPILPMLAAAEAAGAQWSLLYGGRSRASMAFREELGGYGDRVTFAPQDETGLLDLGSVLDGLPEDALVYCCGPGALLDAVEERCPGKALRVERFQPKVQETGPDTEFEVVLERTGKTVTVPVGVSVLDTVRAAGVEVLYSCAEGTCGTCETDVLDGTPDHRDSVLSDEEREAGETMLICVSRCHGSRLVLDL, from the coding sequence ATGACCTCGTCCCCCTCACCTTCGCCTTCGCCGTCGACGTACGAGGCCGAACTCGTCGTCGACGGGCGGGAGTTCGCCGCCGACGGCGTGCTGGCCCTCGTCCTGCGGCATCCGTTGGGCGAGGAACTCCCCGCCTGGGAGCCGGGCGCGCACATCGATGTGCTGCTGGGGCCGGAGCTGGAGCGCCAGTACTCGCTGTGCGGTGACCCGGCGGACCGGCACAGCTGGCGGATCGGGGTCCTGCGGGAGCCCGACGGGCGCGGCGGATCGGCGTACGTGCACACGGAGTTGGCGCGGGGCGACAAGGTCCGGGTGCGCGGGCCGCGCAACAACTTCGCCCTGGAGCCCGTGCCCCGCTACCGGTTCGTGGCCGGCGGCATCGGCATCACACCCATCCTGCCGATGCTGGCCGCGGCCGAGGCGGCGGGCGCTCAGTGGTCCCTGCTGTACGGCGGGCGCAGCCGTGCGTCCATGGCGTTCCGGGAGGAGTTGGGCGGCTACGGGGACCGGGTCACTTTCGCCCCGCAGGACGAGACCGGACTGCTCGATCTCGGATCCGTGCTGGACGGCCTGCCCGAGGACGCCCTCGTCTACTGCTGCGGGCCCGGCGCCCTGCTCGACGCGGTCGAGGAGCGGTGCCCCGGGAAGGCGCTCAGGGTCGAGCGGTTCCAGCCCAAGGTGCAGGAGACGGGCCCGGACACCGAGTTCGAGGTCGTGCTGGAGCGGACGGGGAAGACCGTCACGGTTCCCGTCGGGGTCTCCGTGCTCGACACCGTGCGGGCCGCCGGGGTCGAGGTGCTGTACTCCTGCGCGGAGGGCACCTGCGGGACGTGCGAGACGGACGTCCTGGACGGCACCCCCGACCACCGCGACTCGGTGCTGAGCGACGAGGAGCGCGAGGCCGGGGAGACCATGCTCATCTGTGTGTCCCGGTGCCACGGATCACGGCTGGTGCTCGACCTGTAG
- a CDS encoding phosphocholine-specific phospholipase C, producing the protein MPEVNRRRFLQVAGATTAFSALSASIRRAAALPAHHRSGTIEDVEHIVVLMQENRSFDHYFGALRGVRGFGDPHPVTLDNGRSVWHQSDGTKDVLPFHPEADDLGMQFLEGLPHGWPDGHAAYNGGKYDRWVPAKGTTTMAYLTREDIPFHYALADTFTVCDAYHCSFIGSTDPNRYYMWTGYTGNDGKGGGPVLGNDEVGYDWTTYPERLEAAGISWKIYQDVGDGLDAAGSWGWIADAYRGNYGDNSLLYFNRYRGAEPGDPWYDKARTGTNAKAGDGYFDLLKADVKAGRLPQISWIAAPEAFSEHSNWPSNYGAWYISQVLDALTSNPAVWAKTALFITYDENDGFFDHLVPPLPPRDASRGKSTVDVAPDLYKGDANRVAGPYGLGPRVPMLVVSPWSKGGYVCSETLDHTSIVRFMERRFGVREPNISPWRRAVCGDLTAAFDFSHKDSRPAALPDTEEYEPQDRERHPDYRPAVPADPSMPKQERGLRPARPLRYAPRVDGSTDPKAGTLTLTFASGAKAGAAFLVTSGNRADGPWTYTTEAGKAVSDTWNSAYSGGSYDLTVHGPNGFLRVFEGPGKASTAGPEVTARHVGDDVELTFTNKGSGAVSLKVGSAYGGRSRRVRVRAGATVRQVVDLRSSRRWYDLTVTADGGFLRRFAGHVENGRAGVSDPALGWRQGDR; encoded by the coding sequence ATGCCTGAAGTCAACCGGCGGCGATTCCTCCAGGTAGCGGGCGCCACGACGGCGTTCAGCGCACTGTCGGCCAGTATCCGGCGGGCCGCGGCGCTGCCCGCGCACCACCGTTCCGGCACGATCGAGGACGTCGAGCACATCGTCGTCCTCATGCAGGAGAACCGGTCCTTCGACCACTACTTCGGCGCCCTGAGAGGAGTAAGGGGCTTCGGCGACCCGCATCCGGTGACGCTGGACAACGGCAGGAGCGTGTGGCACCAGTCGGACGGCACGAAGGACGTCCTGCCGTTCCACCCCGAGGCCGACGATCTCGGGATGCAGTTCCTGGAGGGCCTGCCGCACGGCTGGCCGGACGGGCACGCCGCCTACAACGGGGGCAAGTACGACCGGTGGGTGCCGGCCAAGGGCACGACGACGATGGCGTATCTGACCCGCGAGGACATCCCGTTCCACTACGCCCTCGCCGACACCTTCACGGTCTGCGACGCCTACCACTGCTCGTTCATCGGCTCGACCGACCCGAACCGCTACTACATGTGGACGGGGTACACGGGCAACGACGGCAAGGGCGGCGGCCCCGTCCTCGGCAACGACGAGGTCGGCTACGACTGGACGACCTACCCCGAGCGCCTCGAAGCGGCCGGGATCTCCTGGAAGATCTACCAGGACGTCGGAGACGGCCTGGACGCGGCCGGCTCCTGGGGCTGGATAGCGGACGCCTACCGGGGCAACTACGGCGACAACTCCCTGCTCTACTTCAACAGGTACCGGGGCGCCGAGCCCGGCGACCCCTGGTACGACAAGGCCCGCACCGGTACGAACGCCAAGGCCGGCGACGGCTACTTCGACCTGCTGAAGGCGGACGTCAAGGCGGGCAGGCTGCCGCAGATCTCCTGGATCGCCGCGCCCGAGGCCTTCTCCGAGCACTCCAACTGGCCGTCCAACTACGGCGCCTGGTACATCTCCCAGGTCCTGGACGCGCTCACCTCCAACCCGGCCGTCTGGGCGAAGACCGCGCTGTTCATCACGTACGACGAGAACGACGGCTTCTTCGACCACCTCGTGCCGCCGCTGCCGCCGCGCGACGCCTCCCGCGGCAAGTCCACGGTGGATGTGGCACCGGACCTCTACAAGGGTGACGCCAACCGTGTCGCAGGCCCCTACGGTCTCGGCCCGCGCGTACCGATGCTGGTCGTCTCCCCCTGGAGCAAGGGCGGTTACGTCTGCTCGGAAACCCTCGACCACACCTCGATCGTGCGGTTCATGGAGCGCCGCTTCGGGGTGAGGGAACCGAACATCTCGCCGTGGCGGCGGGCCGTCTGCGGTGACCTCACCGCCGCGTTCGACTTCTCCCACAAGGACAGCCGGCCGGCCGCGCTGCCGGACACCGAGGAGTACGAGCCGCAGGACCGGGAGCGGCACCCCGACTACAGGCCGGCGGTGCCGGCGGACCCGAGCATGCCGAAGCAGGAGCGGGGGCTGCGACCGGCCCGGCCGCTCAGGTACGCGCCCAGGGTGGACGGTTCGACCGATCCGAAGGCAGGGACCCTCACCCTCACGTTCGCCTCCGGTGCCAAGGCGGGGGCGGCCTTCCTCGTCACCTCCGGGAACCGTGCGGACGGGCCGTGGACGTACACCACCGAGGCGGGCAAGGCCGTGTCGGACACGTGGAACTCCGCGTACTCCGGTGGCTCGTACGACCTCACGGTGCACGGTCCGAACGGCTTCCTGCGGGTCTTCGAGGGGCCGGGGAAGGCATCGACGGCCGGGCCCGAGGTGACCGCGCGGCACGTCGGCGACGATGTGGAGCTGACCTTCACCAACAAGGGCTCCGGCGCGGTGAGTCTGAAGGTCGGGAGTGCGTACGGTGGCCGCTCCCGCAGGGTGAGGGTGCGGGCCGGGGCGACCGTCCGGCAGGTCGTGGATCTCCGGTCGAGCAGGCGCTGGTACGACCTGACCGTCACCGCCGACGGGGGGTTCCTCCGGAGGTTCGCCGGGCACGTGGAGAACGGGCGGGCGGGGGTGAGTGATCCGGCGCTGGGGTGGCGGCAGGGCGACCGGTAG
- a CDS encoding aromatic ring-hydroxylating dioxygenase subunit alpha: protein MPHMTAFARNQWYVAAYAEEVGRELLGRTILGEPIVFYRTAEEGTPVALHDRCVHRRYPLSESGLDGDRIVCGYHGFTYDTTGACVYVPGQKRIPRTARVASYPVVEQDSLIWVWIGDPALADPQTIPRAQHLAAPGWTTVRGMEPIDADYGLLVDNLLDLSHETYLHGGYIGTPEVAETPITTEVDEGAGVVRVSRHMDDAECPPFYAKSTGIEGRITRWQDIEYFAPCLYLLHSRIAPVGVVPEADGSDPNGFHTEITYAITPSADGKVYDFWMVSRDWATESDEVTEFLKGNNHTVVMQDVVALNLLQETLGTERTGYQELSINIDTGGLAARRILARLVEQGEKPVEKVL from the coding sequence ATGCCTCACATGACCGCCTTCGCCAGGAATCAGTGGTACGTCGCCGCCTACGCCGAAGAGGTCGGGCGGGAACTGCTCGGCCGGACGATCCTGGGTGAGCCGATCGTCTTCTACCGGACGGCGGAGGAGGGCACGCCGGTGGCGCTGCACGACCGGTGTGTGCACCGCCGGTACCCGCTGTCGGAGAGCGGGCTGGACGGGGACCGGATCGTGTGCGGCTACCACGGCTTCACCTACGACACGACGGGCGCCTGTGTGTACGTGCCGGGGCAGAAGCGGATCCCGCGGACGGCACGCGTGGCCTCGTACCCCGTGGTCGAGCAGGACTCGCTGATCTGGGTGTGGATAGGCGACCCGGCGCTCGCCGACCCGCAGACCATCCCGCGCGCCCAGCACCTGGCCGCTCCCGGCTGGACCACCGTGCGCGGCATGGAGCCGATCGACGCCGACTACGGGCTGCTCGTCGACAACCTGCTCGACCTGTCCCACGAGACCTATCTGCACGGCGGTTACATCGGCACCCCCGAGGTCGCCGAGACGCCGATCACCACCGAGGTCGACGAGGGCGCGGGCGTCGTACGGGTGAGCCGGCACATGGACGACGCGGAGTGCCCGCCGTTCTACGCGAAGTCGACCGGCATCGAGGGCCGGATCACGCGCTGGCAGGACATCGAGTACTTCGCGCCGTGCCTGTATCTGCTGCACAGCCGGATCGCCCCCGTGGGTGTGGTCCCCGAGGCGGACGGCAGCGACCCGAACGGCTTCCACACCGAGATCACCTACGCGATCACCCCGTCGGCGGACGGCAAGGTCTACGACTTCTGGATGGTCTCCCGGGACTGGGCGACCGAGAGCGACGAGGTCACCGAGTTCCTCAAGGGCAACAACCACACGGTCGTCATGCAGGACGTCGTCGCGCTGAACCTGCTCCAGGAGACGCTGGGCACCGAGCGCACCGGCTACCAGGAGCTGAGCATCAACATCGACACCGGTGGTCTGGCCGCCCGCCGTATCCTCGCCCGGCTGGTCGAGCAGGGCGAGAAGCCGGTGGAGAAGGTCCTGTGA